In the genome of Thiomicrospira aerophila AL3, one region contains:
- the metW gene encoding methionine biosynthesis protein MetW, whose translation MTLKNSTPLSPEFQLIANWIEPNTHVLDLGCGDGQLLQHLIKDRQVRGYGMEIDPLKTVQAMNNGLNVIQSNLNSADLTDYFDPNSFDYVIMTQALQVVSRPDILLKRMLKIGRECIVTFPNFGHWRMRAQLLFKGRMPETDTLPYHWYDTPNIHLCTFKDFEALCEANNIAIVEKAVVNNQHKSNLGTRLMPNLLGEIALYKIQTKHKVP comes from the coding sequence ATGACTCTGAAGAACAGCACGCCCCTTAGCCCAGAGTTTCAACTCATCGCTAATTGGATTGAACCCAATACCCATGTGTTGGATTTAGGTTGCGGCGATGGCCAGCTTCTACAACACCTAATTAAAGATCGTCAGGTACGCGGCTATGGCATGGAGATAGATCCGCTTAAAACCGTGCAAGCCATGAACAACGGCCTGAATGTTATTCAAAGCAATCTTAACAGCGCTGACCTCACTGACTATTTTGACCCTAATTCATTTGACTATGTGATTATGACTCAAGCGTTACAAGTGGTGAGTCGCCCTGACATTTTGCTGAAAAGAATGCTAAAAATCGGGCGTGAATGTATTGTGACTTTTCCAAACTTTGGTCATTGGCGGATGCGCGCCCAGTTGTTATTTAAAGGAAGAATGCCTGAAACAGATACGCTACCCTATCACTGGTACGACACGCCGAATATTCACCTATGCACATTTAAGGACTTCGAAGCGCTTTGCGAGGCCAATAATATCGCTATTGTTGAAAAAGCCGTAGTCAACAATCAACACAAAAGCAACCTTGGCACCCGATTAATGCCCAACTTGCTGGGCGAGATTGCGCTTTATAAAATACAAACTAAACATAAAGTGCCATGA
- the rpmB gene encoding 50S ribosomal protein L28 has product MSRVCQVTGKRPAVGNNVSHSHRKTRRRFLPNLQAHRFWVESENRFVKLRLTPAAMRTIDKNGIESVLAEMRARGEKV; this is encoded by the coding sequence ATGTCTAGAGTTTGCCAAGTCACAGGAAAACGCCCTGCGGTCGGTAATAACGTTTCCCACTCTCACCGTAAAACACGTCGTCGTTTTTTACCAAATTTACAAGCGCACCGTTTTTGGGTTGAGTCTGAAAACCGTTTTGTAAAACTACGCTTAACGCCAGCCGCTATGCGTACTATCGATAAGAACGGCATCGAGTCAGTGCTTGCAGAAATGCGTGCACGTGGTGAGAAGGTTTAA
- a CDS encoding alpha-E domain-containing protein codes for MMLSRVAERVYWVARYIERVENSARMILVHSNLMYDLPKKIDISWYRLIELVSAEALFDELYDAKTEKNVMAMLISDTRNPSSLVSSLRHARENIRTTRDILPKETWNMINQLHLMLASRESDLSSRAKRNDLMEEVIRACQAMTGMFSGTLSQNETFSFLMLGRNLERADMTSRLLDEGGFFLGQQKHLEQVQAYENVLWANVLRSVSGYLMYRQHVQTQINGEDVVRFLLNDRKFPRSVTQCLQTIEQVIQQLPDGELVKQQVASLRVYLQEWRNFEAGSEELHGYLDQLQKHLMSLNNAIYQAWFVHKLQAA; via the coding sequence ATGATGTTATCTAGAGTTGCAGAGCGGGTATATTGGGTTGCGCGCTATATTGAGCGCGTGGAAAACAGCGCCCGGATGATTTTGGTGCATTCCAATTTGATGTATGACTTGCCCAAAAAAATTGATATTAGCTGGTATCGTTTGATTGAGTTGGTGAGTGCTGAGGCTTTGTTTGATGAGCTTTACGATGCGAAAACTGAGAAAAACGTGATGGCGATGTTAATCAGTGATACGCGTAACCCCTCGTCATTGGTGTCATCACTGCGGCATGCCCGTGAAAATATTCGCACCACGCGTGATATTTTGCCAAAAGAAACCTGGAATATGATTAATCAGTTACATTTGATGCTGGCATCGCGCGAAAGTGATTTGAGTTCGCGAGCTAAACGCAATGATCTAATGGAAGAGGTGATTCGTGCCTGTCAAGCCATGACCGGGATGTTCTCGGGCACCTTGAGCCAAAATGAAACCTTTTCATTTTTGATGTTGGGGCGCAATTTAGAGCGCGCAGATATGACGTCGCGTTTGCTGGATGAAGGTGGCTTCTTTTTGGGTCAGCAAAAACATCTTGAGCAGGTGCAGGCCTATGAAAATGTACTGTGGGCGAATGTATTGCGTTCAGTTAGTGGCTATTTGATGTATCGCCAGCATGTGCAAACGCAAATTAATGGTGAAGATGTGGTGCGGTTTTTGTTGAATGATCGCAAATTTCCGCGCTCGGTGACCCAGTGTTTGCAGACTATAGAACAGGTCATACAGCAGTTACCTGATGGGGAACTGGTAAAGCAGCAGGTGGCCTCGCTAAGGGTCTACTTGCAAGAATGGCGTAATTTTGAAGCCGGCTCTGAGGAGCTGCATGGTTATCTTGATCAGTTGCAAAAACATCTTATGTCGCTTAATAATGCGATTTACCAGGCCTGGTTTGTCCACAAGTTACAAGCCGCCTAG
- a CDS encoding PilZ domain-containing protein, whose translation MKRNARNVRRFFRINMPLKFHVTSRSPITDRDVLATGADYFSMSRQDEIKQHKNLLQQALNQLHDRSGTINGIFDEIQGHLNFFEECLVALSKGYNLTKEANNLFKFKAFLAGFSKIKKLQASAPKTHDYFQLIESKYLYFLRRLNETLTHSDPNTFYAPNPIPLGFKLDDFCAQSLNKYDPSPLMQAIIQTSLLLAIYCDIYRQLYEDHLLRHHPEYWQTESTNISASGMALMIKKAFKLHEKLDVLIYFEDNNKVLTFEGIVVNIQKQPDQSFERVAINFEHAHGTDQTYLLAQIQKYELQQCF comes from the coding sequence ATGAAAAGAAACGCTCGTAATGTACGTCGATTCTTTCGGATAAATATGCCGCTGAAATTCCACGTCACATCACGCTCTCCAATTACTGATCGTGATGTTTTGGCAACGGGTGCCGACTACTTCTCAATGAGCCGTCAAGATGAGATTAAACAACATAAAAACTTACTACAACAGGCCCTAAATCAACTACACGATAGATCTGGCACCATCAATGGGATATTCGATGAAATTCAAGGACACTTGAATTTTTTCGAGGAATGTTTAGTTGCGCTCTCCAAGGGCTACAATCTCACCAAAGAGGCTAATAACCTCTTTAAATTCAAAGCGTTTTTGGCCGGTTTTAGCAAAATTAAAAAACTACAAGCATCGGCTCCCAAAACTCATGATTACTTTCAGCTTATTGAAAGCAAGTATCTTTACTTTTTACGAAGATTAAACGAAACACTTACCCATTCAGACCCCAACACCTTCTATGCACCCAATCCAATACCGCTAGGTTTTAAATTAGATGATTTCTGTGCCCAGTCTCTAAACAAATATGACCCATCACCGCTCATGCAAGCTATTATTCAAACCAGCCTATTGTTAGCCATCTACTGTGACATCTACCGCCAGCTCTATGAAGACCACCTATTGCGCCATCACCCAGAATATTGGCAAACTGAAAGTACTAATATCAGTGCGAGTGGCATGGCACTAATGATAAAAAAAGCGTTTAAACTCCATGAAAAACTCGATGTACTCATTTATTTTGAAGACAATAACAAAGTGTTAACTTTTGAAGGGATTGTCGTTAACATACAAAAACAACCCGACCAATCCTTTGAACGAGTAGCAATCAACTTTGAACACGCACATGGCACCGATCAAACTTACCTGTTAGCTCAAATTCAAAAATATGAACTACAACAATGTTTCTAA
- the metX gene encoding homoserine O-succinyltransferase MetX, translating into MTEIHYVRPQILHVTTPLQLVSGAELPSYDLVYETYGELNVDGSNAVLICHALSGDHHVTGFHEGDNKPGWWHDYIGPGKPVDTNEFFVVCSNNLGSCRGSSGPATINPNTGKIYGPDFPIVTCRDWVNSQNSLRQHLGINQWAAVVGGSMGGMQVMQWAIDYPDKLRHALVIAAAPKLSAQNIAFNEVARRAIMTDPEFHGGRFIEAGTTPKGGLALARMLGHLTYLSDDMMGAKFGRELRSESLKYSFDVEFQVESYLRYQGEKFATKQNFDANTYLLMTKALDYFDPAAEFNNDLSAAFAQTQASFLVVSFTSDWRFSPARSREIVRALLDNDHSVSYAEIESEHGHDAFLLPNAHYEGIFRAYMNRIKQEWHA; encoded by the coding sequence ATGACCGAGATTCACTACGTAAGGCCACAAATCCTGCATGTTACTACCCCACTGCAACTGGTCAGTGGGGCCGAACTACCCAGCTATGACTTGGTCTATGAAACCTATGGCGAACTCAACGTCGACGGCTCTAATGCTGTGCTTATATGCCATGCACTCAGTGGTGACCACCATGTCACGGGCTTTCATGAAGGCGATAATAAGCCTGGCTGGTGGCATGACTACATTGGTCCAGGCAAGCCAGTTGATACCAATGAGTTTTTTGTAGTCTGTTCAAACAACCTAGGCAGCTGTCGAGGTTCCAGTGGGCCGGCCACGATTAACCCAAACACCGGTAAGATCTATGGACCTGACTTTCCGATTGTAACCTGCCGTGATTGGGTAAATAGTCAAAACAGCCTGCGCCAACATTTAGGAATTAATCAGTGGGCAGCCGTTGTAGGCGGCTCAATGGGCGGCATGCAAGTGATGCAATGGGCGATTGATTATCCAGATAAGCTTCGCCACGCCTTAGTGATTGCCGCCGCACCCAAGTTAAGCGCTCAAAATATTGCCTTTAACGAAGTGGCACGCCGCGCGATCATGACCGATCCTGAGTTTCATGGTGGACGTTTTATTGAAGCGGGCACCACGCCTAAAGGTGGCTTGGCTCTCGCGAGAATGCTGGGGCATCTCACCTACTTGTCAGATGATATGATGGGCGCAAAATTCGGTCGCGAACTGCGTAGTGAAAGCCTCAAATATAGTTTTGATGTCGAGTTTCAAGTAGAAAGTTATTTACGCTATCAGGGTGAAAAATTTGCCACTAAGCAAAACTTTGACGCCAATACCTATTTACTGATGACCAAAGCCTTAGATTATTTTGACCCTGCGGCTGAGTTTAACAATGACTTAAGTGCCGCTTTTGCTCAAACGCAAGCGTCTTTTTTGGTGGTGTCTTTTACCTCAGATTGGCGCTTCTCGCCGGCTCGCTCGCGCGAAATTGTGCGCGCGTTATTAGATAACGATCATTCAGTCAGCTATGCCGAAATTGAGTCCGAACATGGCCACGATGCCTTTTTACTCCCGAATGCCCATTATGAAGGGATATTTCGCGCCTATATGAACCGCATCAAGCAGGAGTGGCACGCATGA
- a CDS encoding circularly permuted type 2 ATP-grasp protein yields MMLSAYNPAFYDESMLSDTQPRAGSQDLVNNFRALDSDQLQGLQALADATIAKMGVSFTVYSDEGNIDRAWPFDIWPRVIEASEWQSVAAGLQQRLRALNCFIDDVYNEQKIFKAGVVPADIVLSSRNFRPECVGMRPKHGAWSNICGSDLVRDAQGQFYVLEDNLRVPSGVSYMLENRAVMKQVLPELFEHSMIAPVGDYPNKLLSMLNSLNPNDSVLAEVVVLTPGIFNSAYYEHAFLAHEMGAELVEGSDLVVGDDDYVYMRNIEGLKRVDVIYRRIDDEFLDPEVFRPDSTLGVPGLMRAWRAGKVGIANAPGCGVADDKVVYAYVPAMIEFYLNEQPLVPNVPTYLCRNEEDQAYVLANIEQLVVKPANESGGYGMLVGPHASAEQCDAFRELIKQNPRNYIAQPTLQLSVVPTLTTKGIAQRHVDLRPFILQGADTYVTPGGLTRVALVEGSLVVNSSQGGGSKDTWIVDLEVDDVI; encoded by the coding sequence ATGATGCTATCGGCTTATAACCCCGCCTTTTATGATGAGTCTATGTTATCCGATACCCAGCCGCGTGCCGGTTCACAAGACTTGGTCAATAATTTTCGTGCGTTAGATTCGGATCAATTGCAAGGCTTGCAAGCTTTAGCAGATGCAACGATTGCCAAAATGGGCGTGTCTTTTACGGTTTATAGTGATGAAGGCAATATCGATCGGGCTTGGCCGTTTGATATTTGGCCACGCGTTATTGAGGCCAGTGAATGGCAATCGGTAGCAGCAGGCCTGCAACAACGCTTACGCGCACTGAATTGTTTTATTGATGATGTTTATAACGAGCAAAAAATTTTCAAGGCCGGTGTGGTGCCGGCTGATATTGTGCTGAGTTCGCGAAATTTTCGTCCTGAGTGTGTCGGGATGCGTCCAAAACATGGTGCTTGGTCCAATATTTGTGGCAGTGATTTGGTGCGCGATGCACAGGGGCAATTTTATGTGTTGGAAGACAATCTGCGCGTGCCATCAGGCGTATCCTATATGTTAGAAAATCGCGCGGTCATGAAGCAGGTGCTCCCTGAGTTGTTTGAGCATAGCATGATTGCGCCAGTCGGGGATTACCCTAATAAATTATTATCGATGCTCAATTCGCTTAATCCCAATGACTCAGTACTGGCGGAGGTGGTGGTGTTAACACCGGGCATTTTTAATTCGGCCTATTATGAACACGCCTTCTTAGCCCATGAAATGGGGGCTGAATTGGTGGAGGGCAGCGACCTGGTCGTCGGTGATGATGATTATGTTTATATGCGCAATATCGAGGGCTTAAAGCGTGTTGATGTTATTTATCGTCGTATTGATGATGAGTTTTTAGACCCTGAGGTATTTCGGCCGGACTCGACCCTGGGTGTGCCGGGCCTAATGCGTGCTTGGCGTGCCGGCAAGGTGGGCATTGCTAATGCACCAGGCTGTGGCGTGGCGGATGATAAGGTGGTTTATGCCTATGTGCCAGCGATGATTGAGTTTTATCTGAATGAGCAACCTTTAGTGCCGAATGTGCCCACTTATCTGTGTCGCAACGAAGAAGATCAAGCCTATGTGTTGGCGAACATTGAGCAGTTAGTGGTGAAGCCCGCCAATGAATCCGGTGGTTACGGCATGTTGGTTGGGCCGCACGCCAGCGCCGAACAATGTGATGCGTTTCGTGAGTTGATTAAACAGAATCCACGCAATTATATTGCACAGCCTACTTTACAGTTGTCGGTGGTGCCTACCTTAACCACGAAGGGTATTGCCCAGCGCCATGTTGATTTAAGGCCGTTTATATTGCAGGGCGCAGATACCTATGTGACGCCGGGCGGCTTAACCCGTGTGGCCTTGGTTGAAGGCTCGTTGGTGGTGAATTCGTCACAGGGTGGTGGCAGTAAAGATACGTGGATTGTAGATTTGGAGGTGGATGATGTTATCTAG
- the proC gene encoding pyrroline-5-carboxylate reductase, with translation MTTRIAFLGAGNMAKSLIGGLIASGHPAKAIVASDRQAEQLANLQQHYGIAISDNNAELLDHDLVVLAVKPQQLKAVCTELAPLLIQRNRLPLFISIAAGITTDTLSRWLGLDCAIVRTMPNTPALIQTGATGLFANAQVTPTQHEQAEQVLRTAGITLWVEDESMLDAVTALSGSGPAYFFLFMEAMVSAGKNLGLPAETAQLLTLQTALGAAKMALESDVGLTELRARVTSPNGTTEQAIKSFQQAQLDQTVAQAMQAAHRRAQELANELGEQA, from the coding sequence ATGACAACTCGAATTGCATTTTTAGGTGCCGGCAATATGGCCAAAAGCCTGATCGGTGGTCTTATTGCCAGCGGCCACCCTGCCAAGGCGATAGTCGCAAGTGACAGACAAGCAGAACAGCTTGCAAACCTACAACAACATTATGGCATTGCAATTAGCGACAATAACGCCGAGCTCTTAGACCATGACCTCGTCGTCTTGGCTGTTAAACCACAACAACTCAAAGCGGTCTGCACTGAATTGGCACCTTTATTAATCCAGCGCAACCGCTTACCGCTATTCATTTCGATTGCAGCGGGCATTACCACCGATACACTATCGCGCTGGTTAGGTTTAGACTGTGCGATTGTACGCACCATGCCCAACACCCCTGCCCTGATTCAAACAGGTGCCACGGGCTTGTTTGCCAATGCACAGGTTACGCCTACTCAGCATGAACAAGCCGAACAAGTATTGCGTACAGCAGGCATTACGCTATGGGTTGAGGATGAATCCATGCTAGATGCAGTTACGGCTCTATCGGGCAGTGGTCCGGCCTATTTTTTCCTGTTTATGGAGGCCATGGTATCGGCCGGCAAAAATCTAGGCTTGCCCGCTGAAACGGCACAATTATTGACACTGCAAACCGCTTTAGGGGCCGCTAAAATGGCCCTTGAAAGTGATGTTGGCCTAACCGAACTGCGCGCTCGCGTCACCTCACCGAATGGCACCACTGAACAAGCGATTAAATCGTTCCAACAAGCACAACTTGACCAAACGGTTGCGCAAGCTATGCAAGCCGCCCATCGCCGCGCTCAAGAGCTCGCAAATGAATTAGGAGAACAAGCATGA
- a CDS encoding zinc-binding metallopeptidase family protein — MQRFYCNCGQEVYFADTHCVACGKELGFDPSKRHLYCGRRDGRVFIAELPNGAEKRFKVCDNHHEPVRCNWLLALDDPHHQCISCRTTHIIPDQNQPKNPLRWRRLEEAKRRLFDTLISLGLDTRGAPDIINGLRFNFLEDQRTNPNVDLEFVLTGHSHGLITLNAAEADEGFLHAMKEQMNEPYRSLLGHFRHEVGHYYWERLLKSESLVQFRRVFGDERFDYGQALRSYYQYGPQRNWQVSFISAYASSHPFEDWAETWAHYLHITDTLETARMYGLTDYVQARHDFELWVKEWLKVVKVMNALNRSMGLADPYPFVLSPIVMSKLRFIDDLIDSQARI; from the coding sequence ATGCAACGATTTTATTGTAATTGTGGTCAGGAGGTCTATTTTGCCGATACCCATTGTGTGGCGTGCGGCAAAGAGTTGGGGTTTGACCCAAGTAAGCGTCATTTATATTGTGGGCGTCGCGACGGCCGTGTCTTTATTGCCGAGCTTCCAAATGGGGCGGAAAAACGCTTTAAGGTCTGTGATAATCATCATGAGCCTGTGCGTTGTAATTGGTTGTTGGCGCTTGATGACCCGCATCATCAATGTATTTCGTGTCGTACCACCCATATTATTCCAGATCAAAACCAACCCAAAAACCCGTTACGCTGGCGGCGATTAGAAGAAGCCAAGCGGCGTTTATTTGATACCCTGATTTCGTTGGGCTTAGATACCCGTGGTGCTCCCGATATTATAAATGGCCTTCGCTTTAATTTTTTGGAAGACCAGCGCACCAACCCGAATGTTGATTTAGAGTTTGTGCTAACCGGTCATAGTCACGGTTTGATTACCCTCAATGCGGCCGAGGCCGATGAAGGGTTTTTACATGCGATGAAAGAGCAGATGAATGAGCCTTATCGTAGTTTGCTGGGTCATTTTCGTCATGAAGTCGGCCATTACTATTGGGAGCGCCTGCTAAAATCCGAAAGTTTAGTGCAGTTTCGCCGGGTCTTTGGTGATGAGCGGTTTGATTATGGTCAAGCGTTGCGCAGTTATTACCAATATGGTCCGCAGCGTAACTGGCAGGTCAGTTTTATAAGTGCCTATGCCAGTTCCCATCCCTTTGAAGATTGGGCGGAAACCTGGGCGCATTATTTACATATTACCGATACGCTGGAAACCGCGCGCATGTATGGCTTAACGGACTATGTGCAGGCGCGTCATGATTTTGAACTTTGGGTAAAGGAATGGCTCAAGGTTGTCAAGGTGATGAATGCGCTGAATCGCAGTATGGGCTTAGCCGATCCCTATCCGTTTGTGCTAAGCCCGATTGTGATGAGTAAATTGCGGTTTATTGATGATTTAATCGACAGTCAGGCGCGTATTTAA
- a CDS encoding YggT family protein: MSPTTQAGLFLLQFSVGIIVFALMLRFLMRATYTDWRNPIVQFIGKVTTPICAPFNWTNKLGPRWDLAALIVAVILQAALAVMIGWMTGRSFSAGFISLFAISEVLNFLFDLAFWLIIIQVILSWLARSNSNPNLDIFRQMTEPMLAPIRRFMPDLGGFDLSPIVAIAVIKLSQILIVGTIAQFANTLV; encoded by the coding sequence ATGAGTCCCACTACCCAAGCAGGCCTGTTTCTTTTACAGTTCAGTGTCGGCATTATTGTTTTTGCATTAATGTTGCGATTCTTAATGCGCGCGACCTATACCGATTGGCGGAATCCGATCGTACAATTTATTGGCAAGGTCACCACCCCTATTTGCGCGCCCTTTAACTGGACGAACAAGCTAGGGCCACGGTGGGATTTAGCCGCGCTGATTGTGGCGGTCATTTTACAAGCCGCCCTCGCGGTCATGATTGGCTGGATGACCGGCCGCAGCTTTAGTGCCGGTTTTATTAGCTTGTTTGCGATCAGTGAAGTGCTTAATTTTTTATTTGATCTGGCATTTTGGCTTATTATTATTCAAGTTATCCTGAGTTGGTTAGCGCGCAGCAACAGTAACCCAAACCTCGATATCTTTCGCCAAATGACCGAACCGATGCTGGCACCGATTCGCCGTTTTATGCCGGATCTGGGTGGTTTTGATTTGTCACCTATCGTTGCGATTGCCGTGATTAAATTGAGTCAAATTTTAATTGTCGGTACAATTGCGCAATTCGCTAATACACTGGTATAA
- the rpmG gene encoding 50S ribosomal protein L33 → MRDKIKLVSSAGTGYFYTTDKNKRTMAGKFEIKKYDPVVRKHVMFKEAKIK, encoded by the coding sequence ATGCGCGATAAAATTAAACTAGTTTCTTCAGCGGGTACAGGTTACTTCTACACCACTGATAAAAACAAACGCACCATGGCGGGCAAGTTTGAAATCAAAAAATACGACCCAGTGGTTCGTAAGCACGTCATGTTTAAAGAAGCGAAAATCAAGTAA
- a CDS encoding bifunctional ADP-dependent NAD(P)H-hydrate dehydratase/NAD(P)H-hydrate epimerase: MLPLFTPHQTQAIDQLAQKQLGDDGWELMNRAAKQAWLLAERLWPQAKNCYILVGPGKNGGDGYLVAQYAKQAGKQVTVCQITPPKSRLAQHAAQQINELGIPVTGFSAQSLLDADLVIDALFGIGLNRPLGEPWNLITQAVNLAEKPVLALDCPSGLDCATGLAHTDTINASHTAAFICHKLGYYQLDGRDKCGQIHLCDLNLDPKLLYTFAAEAHAPDIADIRPPKRKHSSHKRRYGTALLIGGDFGMMGAIALASQACLRAGAGLVKVISRAEHQIALTQMQPELMVSNDTALAQQLAQATTIAIGPGLGQSDWAWRLFEQACQANKPLIIDADALNCLAHRPSHYHRWILTPHPKEAARLLKQSVAQVQQDRIAAVKALYKRYGGVIVLKGTGTLIYDGQDMIVCRYGNGGMAKGGMGDVLTGLIAGLVAQGLELGFAAQLGVLQHATTADQLAQTRGEYSYLPSDLCQNWQI, from the coding sequence ATGTTGCCATTATTCACCCCACATCAAACCCAGGCTATTGACCAGCTCGCCCAAAAACAACTCGGTGACGATGGTTGGGAGCTGATGAATCGTGCCGCTAAGCAGGCCTGGTTATTAGCTGAACGTCTATGGCCACAGGCAAAAAACTGCTACATTTTGGTCGGGCCAGGTAAAAATGGCGGCGACGGCTATCTTGTTGCCCAATATGCCAAACAAGCCGGCAAACAAGTTACCGTCTGCCAAATCACTCCACCCAAATCACGCCTAGCCCAACACGCTGCACAACAAATTAACGAACTAGGCATTCCGGTCACCGGCTTTTCAGCCCAATCCCTATTAGACGCTGATTTAGTAATTGATGCGCTATTTGGTATTGGCCTTAATCGACCATTAGGCGAGCCCTGGAACCTGATTACTCAAGCGGTTAATCTAGCGGAAAAACCAGTCTTAGCCTTAGATTGTCCATCGGGATTGGATTGTGCAACCGGTCTGGCACACACCGATACGATCAACGCCAGCCATACTGCCGCCTTTATCTGCCATAAACTAGGCTATTATCAGCTCGATGGGCGAGATAAGTGTGGGCAAATTCATCTTTGCGATCTTAATCTCGATCCCAAGTTACTTTATACCTTTGCAGCAGAAGCGCATGCGCCCGATATCGCTGACATCCGCCCGCCTAAACGCAAACATTCATCCCACAAAAGACGCTACGGTACGGCGTTATTAATCGGTGGCGACTTTGGCATGATGGGCGCGATTGCATTGGCAAGCCAGGCTTGCTTGCGCGCGGGAGCGGGATTAGTTAAAGTCATCAGCCGCGCGGAACATCAAATCGCCTTAACCCAAATGCAGCCCGAGCTCATGGTCAGCAACGACACAGCACTTGCTCAACAATTAGCACAAGCAACAACCATTGCCATTGGACCAGGACTCGGCCAAAGCGACTGGGCGTGGCGTTTATTTGAGCAGGCCTGCCAAGCCAACAAACCGCTCATTATAGATGCCGATGCGCTCAATTGTTTAGCCCACCGCCCTAGCCACTATCACCGTTGGATTTTAACGCCACACCCGAAAGAAGCGGCACGATTGCTTAAACAATCCGTCGCCCAAGTTCAGCAGGACCGGATTGCCGCCGTTAAAGCCCTGTATAAACGCTATGGCGGCGTGATTGTATTAAAAGGCACGGGGACACTTATTTATGATGGCCAAGACATGATAGTCTGCCGCTACGGTAATGGTGGCATGGCAAAAGGCGGTATGGGCGATGTGTTAACGGGTTTAATAGCAGGCCTGGTTGCGCAAGGACTAGAGCTCGGTTTTGCAGCACAGCTCGGTGTGCTACAACACGCCACCACTGCTGATCAATTAGCACAGACTCGTGGTGAATATAGCTATTTACCCAGCGACCTCTGCCAAAACTGGCAAATATAG
- the yidD gene encoding membrane protein insertion efficiency factor YidD, whose product MRNDLLKKVWSGVKKYNPLLWLAVGLVKFYQLFISPLLGPRCRFYPTCSHYTLDALKTHGMIYGSWLAIRRISRCHPANPGGVDPVPECGCQLGPLHLGKKCLESETKK is encoded by the coding sequence TTGCGTAATGATCTGTTAAAGAAAGTTTGGTCTGGGGTCAAAAAATATAACCCACTGTTATGGTTAGCCGTGGGCTTGGTTAAGTTTTATCAACTTTTTATTAGTCCGCTGCTCGGGCCGCGTTGTCGTTTTTACCCCACCTGCTCGCATTACACTCTTGATGCATTAAAGACGCACGGTATGATTTATGGCAGTTGGTTAGCGATTCGGCGCATTAGTCGGTGTCATCCTGCTAATCCGGGTGGCGTGGATCCTGTGCCAGAGTGTGGGTGCCAGCTTGGGCCTTTGCATTTGGGTAAGAAATGTTTAGAAAGCGAAACTAAAAAATGA
- the radC gene encoding RadC family protein produces the protein MGIKEWHPFDQPREKLIAFGASSLSDAELLAIFLRVGVKGKSAVTLAQDLLDEFGDLHSLLTAEQSYFCQAKGLGVAKYAQLRAVLEMSRRHFESGLKKGDTMNAPELSAQYFMQQIGHSQREQFGLMLLDQQHQMIAFEIVFWGTVNQASVHPRELVKLALKHNAAAAIITHNHPSGKPHPSQADRSITATIKEAFALVEVRLLDHIIVGDHGRWHSMAQAGEI, from the coding sequence ATGGGCATAAAAGAATGGCATCCGTTTGATCAGCCTCGAGAAAAACTGATTGCGTTTGGGGCGAGCAGTCTATCCGATGCAGAATTGCTCGCGATTTTTTTGCGCGTCGGTGTAAAGGGCAAAAGCGCCGTCACCTTGGCACAAGATTTATTGGACGAATTTGGCGACTTACATAGTCTACTCACCGCTGAGCAAAGTTATTTTTGCCAAGCCAAAGGCTTGGGCGTTGCTAAATATGCCCAATTGCGCGCGGTATTAGAAATGTCGCGGCGACACTTTGAAAGTGGCCTGAAAAAAGGCGACACCATGAATGCGCCCGAACTCAGCGCTCAGTATTTTATGCAGCAAATTGGCCATAGCCAGCGTGAACAATTTGGCTTGATGCTGCTGGACCAACAACACCAAATGATTGCTTTTGAAATCGTATTTTGGGGTACGGTCAACCAAGCCAGCGTGCATCCTCGTGAGTTAGTAAAATTAGCGCTAAAACACAATGCGGCAGCAGCGATTATTACCCACAATCACCCATCGGGCAAACCCCACCCGAGCCAGGCTGATCGCAGTATAACGGCCACGATTAAAGAAGCTTTTGCATTGGTTGAAGTGAGGTTACTTGATCACATTATTGTCGGTGATCATGGTCGCTGGCACTCTATGGCACAAGCCGGCGAGATATAA